AGTAAAAATCGAAAACATGCTCACTTAAACAAATTCTCCAGGTTTTTTTGCACGGTGTTTTTTAAAAAAAGGTGATTTTTGCAATACACCCGATAAAGCAGGCACAACAACCGGTCTTGTCAACCTGCGCCCAGATATTCAAATATATCCCAAAATGCCTGATAAAGCAGCGACATCGTCAGCTGTCATGGGTAGCGGAGATAATTATATACGTAATCGAAAAAAAATTCTATTTGACAAACGGTACATGTCTTTTTATTACATCGGGCAGTTTATTCGCACCTGAAGGATATTAACGACAGATTCGGAACAATCACCCACTGCATCGTTCAGGTCATACCTAAATCCTGCAATTGGCAAGTTTTTCGGAGATGCGAGGCATCAAGAGCGCAGACGTATTAACATACTTCAAGCACTTGATAACGAAGCAGATTCGATAAAATTGCCAATCCACCAGGGCAAGGGAATAAAAAAAAACAATCTCACTCTGATAGTGAGTAGTACAGCCCCTACTGCAATATGATAACTATCTGTTTATACAGTATAAATATTTTTTCCTTATTCCCGAAGTGCAGGATTTAGGTCATAATCCTTTTCGAAAAGATAATCGACATTTCCAGCCGGACTCTTGCTTATCTGTCTGATTATATTCGGACGTGTTTATCGTTTTCCAGCAGACAGTTACTCCAATGCTTTCAGTAAAAAAACGATATTGCCAGCTTATGAATGATTAATATCTTAAACTTGAGGGTACTTTAAAAAATCAGATTCTTTCATGGTAACCATTAAAATAATCTGAACACCACAGCCCATTTTTTCATGACAGACAAGACTCTAATAATTGCGGAAAAGCCCAGTGTGGCAAGTGATCTGGCGAAAATACTGCCCGACAGATTTAAAAAAACCAAGACCCATTTTGAAGGACAGAAGTACGTTGTTTCCTACGCTATCGGCCACCTGGTTTCCATCTGTTATCCAGAAGAAATTGATCCCGCCTACCAGAAATGGGATATCAACAAGCTCCCCATCCTGCCGGAAAGTTTCCCCCTGAAAGGACTGGACGGCACAAAAAGTCAGCTGAATGCCCTGCAGAAACTCATCCGCCGAAAGGACATTACAGAAATCGTCAATGCCTGTGATGCCGGTCGTGAAGGAGAACTGATTTTCAAATACATTATAAAATATGTATGGAACAAGTCTGTAGCCAAAAAAACATTTAAACGCCTCTGGCTGCAGTCCATGACCGCAGATGCGATCAAGTCAGGCTTTGCCAATCTCAGGGACAGTGAAGAAATGCTCCCCCTTGAAGACACAGCTCTCTGCAGGTCCGAATCCGACTGGCTGATCGGGATCAACGCAACCAGAGCACTGACCGGCTTCAATTCGCGTAACGGTGGTTTTTTTCTTACACCCTGCGGCAGGGTACAGACTCCGACGCTGTCACTTCTGGTCCAGCGGGAGCGATACAGGATGAATTTTATCCCCAAACCGTACTGCACCCTCCATGCTGATTTTGTATTCGACAATATTACGTACAACGGTAAATGGATTGACCCGTCCTTTAAAAAAGATCCGAATGATTCCTATAAACGTGCAGACAGAATATGGGATCCTGAAAAAGCGGCTGCAATCATCGCCAAGTGTACAGGTCAGCCGGCAACCGTAGAGGAAAAAAGCAAACAGACCAGCCAACGTTCCGCCCCTCTGTACGACCTCACCCTGCTCCAGCGTGAGGCCAACTCCCGTTTCGGCTTCTCCGCCAAGAACACCCTGTCCATCGCCCAGGCTCTCTATGAAAGACACAAGGTCCTCACCTACCCCAGAACGGACAGCAAACACCTGCCGGAAGATTACCTGCCCACGGTGAAAAAAACCGTGCAGAGCCAGACCCGGTGGCAACTTGCCGAATTTGCCGAAACAGCCCTGAGAAAAGGCTACCTGAAACTCGAAAAACGCATTTTCAACAACAGGAAAATTTCCGACCATCATGCCATTATCCCCACCACACTGATACCGAAAAATCTCTCGGAAGCAGAGCTCAAAATTTACAGAATGGTGGCACAGCGTTTTCTCGCTGTATTTTTCCCACCTGCACTTTTTTTAAATACAAAACGATTCTCCCATGTCATGGATGAGACCTTCCTGACGGAGGGCAAAATACTCAAGGAACCTGGCTGGAAAATTATCTACGGAGCAGGTAGCGTAGACAAAAAGGAGAAAATGCTCACTCCCGTACCTGACTCTGCTGACATCTCCTGCAAGAAAATCACCAGGGAGGATCTGGAAACGGTTCCCCCACCCAGGTACAACGAAGCAACACTGCTCTCGGCCATGGAAAATTCCGATAAACTCGTAGAAGACGAGGAACTGGCCGATGCCATGAAGGAACGAGGCCTGGGAACCCCCGCCACCAGGGCCTCTATCATTGAAAAACTGATCAAGGAAAAATATGTGGTCAGAGAGGGTAAGGACCTTACTCCCACCGGTAAAGCGTTTGAGCTTCTGGCTCTTCTGGAGGCTATGAAGATCGATGTCCTGGCTTCTCCAGAGCTGACAGGAGAGTGGGAGCATAAATTGAACCAGATCCTCAAGGGGACGTTTACCAGGGCCAAATTCATGGATGAAATACGGGCAATGACCATCCATATTATCAACCAGGTCAAAAACTTCGAGAAAACAGAAGTCAGGGCGGAGGCCCCTTTCAGTCCCGTCAATAATATCCGCTTCTTTTCCTCTCCCACTGCTTATGTTTCTGAGGACCAGAAGATTTCCATCAGAAAAATCCTAGGCGGCAGAGTTATGACCAATGATGAAATCGTCGCTCTGCTGGAGGGTAAAACAATCGGCCCGTTCAGTGACTTCAGGTCAAAAAAGGGAAAACCGTTTTCAGCCTCACTTCGGTTTACCAACGGAAAAATAGAATTTCTCTTTGAAAAATCAACCGCCGACCTGGACATCGATGCCATCAAAAAGGGCGAGGTTCTCGGCATTTCTCCGGTGGACAACACAAAAGTTTATGAAACTCCGGCTGCTTTCATGTCTGAATCGGCACTTGACGGAGACGAGAAAAATGGTCTTAGAATTGGCAAGATAATCCTTTCAAAAACGCTGGACACCACTCATATCCGACAGTTGTTGAAAGACGGAAAAACAGAACTGATCAAAGGGTTTATTTCAAAGAAACGAAGGCCGTTCGATGCCTATCTGCTCCTGAACAAAAATGGCAGAATCAGCTTTGAATTTCCTCCACGTAAATCCAGAAAAAAAGAACAAAAAAATTGACAGCCCTCACAGAAAAGGGCACAAGTAATTATGAAACAGATTAAAAAAGAATACCGTGATAAAACCGGAGAGGAACTGGCCAGGGTCTGCGCGACAGCGGCTCTTGACACAAAGGCTGAAGATCTTGTCATCCTGGATGTTCGTGGACTCACTACTTTTACTGAATATTTTGTCATCATGAGCGGCAGATCGACCCGACACGTCCAGGGATTGGCCGAAGCGATTGAAGGAGAGCTCCGTTCAAAAAGAGTTAAGGCATCAAAGGCGGAAGGACTTCAGGACGGCATGTGGGTTCTACTTGATTTCGACGACGTGGTTGTTCA
The DNA window shown above is from Desulfomarina profundi and carries:
- a CDS encoding DNA topoisomerase III; its protein translation is MTDKTLIIAEKPSVASDLAKILPDRFKKTKTHFEGQKYVVSYAIGHLVSICYPEEIDPAYQKWDINKLPILPESFPLKGLDGTKSQLNALQKLIRRKDITEIVNACDAGREGELIFKYIIKYVWNKSVAKKTFKRLWLQSMTADAIKSGFANLRDSEEMLPLEDTALCRSESDWLIGINATRALTGFNSRNGGFFLTPCGRVQTPTLSLLVQRERYRMNFIPKPYCTLHADFVFDNITYNGKWIDPSFKKDPNDSYKRADRIWDPEKAAAIIAKCTGQPATVEEKSKQTSQRSAPLYDLTLLQREANSRFGFSAKNTLSIAQALYERHKVLTYPRTDSKHLPEDYLPTVKKTVQSQTRWQLAEFAETALRKGYLKLEKRIFNNRKISDHHAIIPTTLIPKNLSEAELKIYRMVAQRFLAVFFPPALFLNTKRFSHVMDETFLTEGKILKEPGWKIIYGAGSVDKKEKMLTPVPDSADISCKKITREDLETVPPPRYNEATLLSAMENSDKLVEDEELADAMKERGLGTPATRASIIEKLIKEKYVVREGKDLTPTGKAFELLALLEAMKIDVLASPELTGEWEHKLNQILKGTFTRAKFMDEIRAMTIHIINQVKNFEKTEVRAEAPFSPVNNIRFFSSPTAYVSEDQKISIRKILGGRVMTNDEIVALLEGKTIGPFSDFRSKKGKPFSASLRFTNGKIEFLFEKSTADLDIDAIKKGEVLGISPVDNTKVYETPAAFMSESALDGDEKNGLRIGKIILSKTLDTTHIRQLLKDGKTELIKGFISKKRRPFDAYLLLNKNGRISFEFPPRKSRKKEQKN
- the rsfS gene encoding ribosome silencing factor, encoding MKQIKKEYRDKTGEELARVCATAALDTKAEDLVILDVRGLTTFTEYFVIMSGRSTRHVQGLAEAIEGELRSKRVKASKAEGLQDGMWVLLDFDDVVVHIFYHEQRKFYDLEGLWHEAEKVEIQAP